From a single Fusobacterium ulcerans ATCC 49185 genomic region:
- the rpsP gene encoding 30S ribosomal protein S16, whose product MLKLRLTRLGDKKRPSYRIVAMEALSKRDGQAIAYLGNYFPLEDSRVVLKEEEIIKFLSNGAQPTRTVKSILVKAGVWTKFEETKRK is encoded by the coding sequence ATGTTAAAATTAAGACTTACAAGATTAGGAGACAAAAAAAGACCTTCTTATAGAATCGTAGCTATGGAAGCTTTATCAAAAAGAGATGGGCAGGCTATCGCTTACTTAGGAAACTATTTCCCATTAGAAGATTCTAGAGTAGTATTAAAAGAAGAGGAAATCATTAAATTCCTAAGCAATGGAGCACAACCTACTAGAACTGTAAAATCAATTTTAGTTAAGGCTGGAGTATGGACAAAATTCGAAGAAACTAAAAGAAAATAG